One genomic region from Halobacteriovorax vibrionivorans encodes:
- a CDS encoding FAD:protein FMN transferase, with translation MSLKIEGESTIRCEHKFRAMGGEFQLLCFPQTHLSKHDVISIFKKAEEEVHRIQAKLTDFCDSPFNRVNDFAGIKPVKVDNEIFNLVKRSLQISKASKGVFDISFASVGHIWRKAKNDGRTLSFLERTQAQAHIDYRKIKLNHLTKTIYLPHEQMRIGLGGIGKGYAVDCVYEFLKKEGIINFYVNGSGDIRVHSHNSAPRPWRIGIRNPLSKDSSKSIGVIQLSKGSVASSGGYIHFNEHEKNQADHHIINPKNGCSNDEIIATTVIADDAISSDTTATILMNLCVKDALLYLNKHKFIGFIIDKYGQSHLSQKALKSFEL, from the coding sequence GTGTCACTAAAAATTGAAGGGGAAAGTACCATTCGCTGTGAGCATAAATTTAGAGCAATGGGAGGCGAGTTTCAATTACTCTGTTTTCCTCAAACTCATTTATCTAAGCATGATGTTATAAGCATCTTCAAAAAAGCTGAAGAGGAAGTACATCGCATCCAAGCTAAGTTAACTGACTTTTGTGACAGTCCATTCAATAGGGTTAATGATTTTGCTGGAATAAAACCAGTAAAGGTTGATAATGAAATATTTAATCTAGTAAAAAGATCCCTTCAAATATCAAAAGCTTCGAAAGGTGTTTTCGATATCTCTTTTGCAAGTGTGGGACATATATGGAGAAAAGCAAAAAATGATGGAAGGACTCTATCTTTTTTAGAGAGAACACAGGCTCAAGCACACATCGATTATCGAAAAATTAAATTAAACCATCTAACAAAGACTATCTATCTACCACATGAACAAATGCGTATTGGGCTTGGCGGTATTGGGAAAGGCTATGCCGTAGACTGTGTTTATGAATTTCTTAAAAAAGAAGGAATTATTAATTTCTATGTAAATGGTTCTGGTGATATTCGGGTTCATTCACATAATAGTGCTCCAAGGCCATGGCGAATCGGAATTCGTAATCCCTTGTCTAAAGATAGTTCAAAATCAATCGGCGTAATTCAATTATCAAAAGGAAGTGTTGCTTCCTCAGGTGGATATATTCATTTTAATGAACATGAAAAGAACCAAGCTGACCACCATATAATTAATCCTAAGAATGGATGTAGTAATGATGAAATTATTGCTACTACAGTAATTGCTGATGATGCAATTTCATCTGATACAACCGCCACTATTTTAATGAATCTTTGTGTTAAGGATGCTCTTCTTTATCTCAATAAGCATAAATTTATTGGATTTATCATAGACAAGTATGGCCAATCCCATCTATCGCAAAAAGCTTTGAAATCATTTGAACTTTAG
- a CDS encoding TlpA disulfide reductase family protein, which produces MKKILLLITFLLSLNINAQTIKDFTLPIYDKKESFQLKSATKKYKKIYLNFWASWCTACIQELDELEALKKKYESKGILFVAVNAGEKKKKIKKFMKKYQFSFLILEDRDRTTSKMLNVTELPRSIVIDNNMIILYSSDKPPKDL; this is translated from the coding sequence ATGAAAAAGATACTACTTTTAATTACTTTTTTACTTTCATTAAATATCAATGCGCAAACCATTAAGGATTTTACTCTTCCTATATATGACAAGAAAGAAAGTTTTCAACTAAAGTCTGCAACTAAGAAATATAAAAAGATTTATCTAAACTTTTGGGCTTCATGGTGTACGGCGTGTATCCAAGAATTAGATGAACTCGAGGCCTTAAAGAAAAAATACGAGTCTAAAGGTATCCTCTTTGTTGCAGTTAATGCAGGAGAGAAGAAAAAGAAAATAAAGAAATTTATGAAAAAATATCAATTCTCTTTTTTGATTCTTGAAGATCGCGATCGCACTACTTCAAAGATGTTAAATGTAACAGAGCTTCCACGTTCTATTGTGATTGATAATAATATGATTATACTTTATAGCTCAGATAAGCCACCCAAGGATTTATAG